In Labeo rohita strain BAU-BD-2019 chromosome 4, IGBB_LRoh.1.0, whole genome shotgun sequence, the DNA window TGAAGAGGAGCTGATCGCTCTGGTCAACAGAATCGTAAGTCATTCATAATCTAATCTAGAATAGCATTAAACAGCTAAATAACATAAAGTCTTGACTTGTGATTGACAGCGTTGTATCTGTGCAGGAGAAGCGTCGCACTGAGAGGGCGGAGCAGCAGAGAATCCGTGCAGAGAAGGAGAAGGAGAGACAAGCCCGTCTGGCTGTAAGTGACAGTCCCTTCAGCTAATAGGAAGCGGCCGTTTACCTCTAACTCTGAGTCCTAGAATAGAAATGTAGTCAAACTCTTTGTCCTTCATCAGGAAGAAAAGGAGAGAAGAGAGCAAGAGGAACAGAGGAAGAAACAAGATGAAGATGCCAAGAAGAAAAAAGCGCTTACCAACATGACACACCAGTATGGAGGAATCCAGCAGAAGGTTTGAATTAAGAGATTTCTAGCAACCCAGAAGCATGCATTATTATTACACGAATCAAAAAAGTGAATCAAACACCATCAATCTTGTCTGGCAGGGCGAGGGCCGCAAGGGGGCGAAGAAACAGACggagagagagaagaagaggaagatcCTGGCCGAGAGGAGGAAGCCACTCAACATCGATCATCTGTCTGAAGATAAACTGAAGTAAGTCACCGCTGAACATGATGTGGAAACGCTGATGGTGTGGAAATGTCCACTGACGAAGCTTCTGATTGGTTCTCGCAGAGAGAAGGCCAATGAGCTCTGGCAGTGGATGATGCAGCTGGAGGCCGAGAAGTTCGACCTCAGCGAGAAACTGAAGAGACAGAAATATGACGTAAGTACTAACACAGCATAATAAACATagcataaatgtttataaagatTTGAATTGCTGTCAATATGAGTTTTctgcattgcatttttgttaCAAATAACCATTTCCTTTTGCTCTGTTGCCTAGGGATATTTCtcccataaatgaaaattctgtcattgattactcaccctcatgtctttccaaactcataagaactttgttcatcttcagaacacaaattaagacatttttgaagtccgagagctttctgaccctgcatacacagcaacgcaactaccatgtttaaaGAGAAGTAAGGTAgaaaggacatcgataaaatagtccctgtggcatcagtggttcaaccgcaat includes these proteins:
- the tnnt2e gene encoding troponin T2e, cardiac isoform X1; amino-acid sequence: MILKTHCITCIYCIHINHFSLIVPPPSEEEPAPEVEEPEEVEEEPEPEPQEVPAEEEATDETKPKPKFMPNITAPKIPEGEKVDFDDIHRKRQEKDLSELQSLIEAHFIQRKKDEEELIALVNRIEKRRTERAEQQRIRAEKEKERQARLAEEKERREQEEQRKKQDEDAKKKKALTNMTHQYGGIQQKGEGRKGAKKQTEREKKRKILAERRKPLNIDHLSEDKLKEKANELWQWMMQLEAEKFDLSEKLKRQKYDMNVLQSRINEHQKYAKGRGKGKVSGRLR
- the tnnt2e gene encoding troponin T2e, cardiac isoform X2; this encodes MILKTHCITCIYCIHINHFSLIVPPPSEEEPAPEVEEPEEVEEEPEPEPQEVPAEEEATDETKPKPKFMPNITAPKIPEGEKVDFDDIHRKRQEKDLSELQSLIEAHFIQRKKDEEELIALVNRIEKRRTERAEQQRIRAEKEKERQARLAEEKERREQEEQRKKQDEDAKKKKALTNMTHQYGGIQQKGEGRKGAKKQTEREKKRKILAERRKPLNIDHLSEDKLKEKANELWQWMMQLEAEKFDLSEKLKRQKYDITQLLARVKDHQSAKGRGKGKVSGRLR